The Chitinophaga lutea genome contains the following window.
GCATGCGCGTAACCGGTTACGGCATTACACCCGGCCTCTACGGCACGCTGTCCGGCATCACACAGGGCACCGCGCTCAACGGTTTCATCCCGCAGGTGGGCGGCGGCAAAACAGGCCTCGCCATGGCCTCATGGATTGCACTGGCACGCTACAGCTACGCGGATAAATACCTGCTGAACCTTACCTACCGCCGCGACGGCTCCTCTACCGTTCCGGAACAAAACCGCTGGAAAAGTTTTTATTCCATCGGTGCCGGGTACGACATGAGCAAAGAGACTTTCCTCGAACCGCAGACCTGGCTGAATACCCTGCGCCTGCGGGCCAGCTACGGCACGTCGGCTTCCCCTTTCCCCGGTAACTTTGCATACACCGCCGGTTACGGCGCTTCGCGGTACGACGGCTCGCCCGCCATCATACCCACCTCCCCGGGCAATACGAATTACGATTGGGAATACACGAAAATTTTTAACGCAGGTGTGGACGTAGCCCTCTTCGATCAAAGGCTGCGGCTCGTGGCCGACTGGTACAACCGGCGCACGGAAGGAGTGTTCGTGGAAGAGCAGCTCTCGCAAACGAGCGGTTTTTCTTCGCGCATGAACAACGCCGGCGTTATCCGCAACCGCGGGATTGAGATCGACCTCAGCGGGGATATTGTGCGGAACGGGGATTTCTCCTGGTATGCCGGCATCAACTTTACGTACAACAAGAATAAGATAATCAGTCTCGGTAAAACCAAAGAATTCACCCAGGGCACCAACCTGTTCCGGACCGGCCTTCCCGTGAATACACACTATGTGGTGAAATGGGCGGGCGTGGATCCCCAAACCGGCAAACCACAGTATTATAACCGCGACGGATCCATCACCAACGTGGCCAACCCCGCACAGAGCGTGGCGGAATTCGGTACTTCCGATCCCCCGTACTTCGGTGGTTTCACCACCGGCGCAAAATGGAAAGGCTTTTCCGCCGACGTGCTGTTTACTTACGCGCAGGATTATTACCGCTATGATTCGGAAGAATTTTACACGCTCAACAGCAACGGCAATGCCGCCAGCAACCAGAGCCGCAAATGGCTCAGCCGCTGGCGCAAGCCCGGCGACGTCACCAATCAGCCGAAGTTCGGCGAGCCCTTCGGGTTCAGTTCGCGCGAGCTGCAGAATTCTTCGTTCGTGCGGTTGCGAAACGTGCAGCTGGCTTACACCTTTCCGGAAAAGCTGCTGAAAAGCACCCGCATCCTGCGTGGCGCCATGGTGTACATGCAGGGCCAGAACCTGTTGACGTTCACCAGCTGGACCGGCTTCGATCCCGAAGACACCAACAACACCGCTTTATTTGAATACCCCGCCGCGCGTACCATTACCGCCGGCGCACGCATACAATTTTAGCACATGAAAGCAATCCATTCCTACTTCGCAATACTGTCTTGCTGCCTCGCCACATCCTGCCTCGGAGAACTGGATGTGAAACCCACCGAAAGCGTGGATCAGTCGGTGGCGTTCCAGACCATCGACGACCTGAATGCCGGCGTGCTCGGCGTATATGCCGGCCTCGGCACTTCCAGCATCACCATCAGTTCGTTGATGGCCGATGAAAATATGCTGCCGGTAGAAAACAGCACCAATAAAGGCGTACAGGTTTTCAGCTGGAAACAGGAGCCTGTTATTGCAGACATCGGCCAGGCCTGGCAGAATTTTTACATGGTGATAGACCGCGCCAACCGCATCCTCGCGGAGATCGACGGTGTGGTGGTAACGGGGCAGGAAGAAAGCAGGAGAAGCCAGCTGAAAGGGGAGCTGCTCGCCATCCGCGCCTATTGCCATTTTGAGCTGCTGCGGCATTACGCGGTGGATTATGATCCCGCATCGCCCGGCGTGCCGGTGATGACGGTGTCTGAAGCGGGCAAACCCGCCAGGGTGCCGGTGAGTAAAGTGTTCGAGCAGATCGATGCCGACCTTGCCGATGCCCGTACGCTCATTCCCGTTAGTTACACCGCCAACACCCATGTTACCGCACTGGCCGTGGTAGCCATGCAGGCCCGCTCCGCCCTCTGGCAGCAGCGCTGGAGCCTCGCCATCACGCATGCCGGCACGGTGATCGACGCGATGCCCCTGGCAACCGCCGCACAGTTTCCCGATATCTGGCTCGATAAAAGCAATGCGGAAGTGATCTGGAAACTCAAGCGCGAAGCGCAGGATGCGAAGCTGGGCGACTTCTACCGCGAGGGAACGAGAGTGATGTATGCGCCTGCCTTCAAACTCATGAACAGCATGAACGCCGCAACCGATATACGTTTCGGAGCCTGGTGCAAAGACCTTGGCGCCGGCCGCTGGACCGTCAACAAGTACATCGGCGGTCAGCCCGCACTGGCGAACCTCGCCGACGTGAAATTGTTCCGTGTGGCCGAAATGTATCTGATACGCGCGGAAGCGTATGCGAACAGCGGCGCCGCAGGCCTGGTACCCGGTACGGCCGACCTGAATGCGCTGCGCGCGAAAAGAATCAGCAACTATGTACCGACCGTTTTCGCCAGTAACGCGGCGCTCGCCGACGCCGTGATGGAAGAGCGGTATAAAGAGCTCGCATTCGAAGGTCACCGGTATTTCGACCTGCGCAGGAAAAAAGCCATCATCAGCCGCATTCCGCAGGACGCGGCACAGGCGCCTTCCGCCCTTACGCTCACGCCGGATATGAGAGCGTATTATATGCCCATCCCGCTCCGGGAATTGCAGGCCAATGAAAATATGACCCAGCATCCCAAATACCAGTAATTTTTCAAGATAAGTTGAGAAAGCCGCTCCTTCCCCGGAGCGGCTTTCTGCATTGCGGGAAGCACTGTTTTGCCGCCCCTGAAGCACGGCTCTTTCAGTATGAACTTATCCTGTTATATCTGAAATAACATATGTGTTAATGGTGTTATTTTAACTTTTATTGGTGGTTTATTCGCAAATTCTTAGTAAATTACCGTTGTAACTCTTTGTGACCCGAAAGCAGCAGCAAATCTTTAACCTGTCTTTGCAATAGCTCTATTGTCCCGATCCTTTGGATAGGCTATAACCCTTTAGCAATCAAAATCGTCCTGTTGAATCCCTGATTTGAACAGTTAAGATTTCTTCACCAAAATCCATTCGAGATGAAAAGAATGTTACTCCTCATGTTCTTTTCGGTTTTGATGTGCGGGCAGGTCCTGGCCCAGTCGCGCGTCATTACCGGGAAGGTAACCGATGCAAAAGACGGAGCTCCGCTGCCGGGCGTTACCGTCTCCATTAAAGGAACTTCCAAGGGCACCATTACCAATGCAAGCGGAGACTACCGGATTGAAATATCCGGGCCGTCTGACGTGTTGGTCTATTCGTTTATTGGTTACGGCAGCAAGGAATTACCGGCGCCGGAAGGCGCTTTGCGCAACGTGGAACTGGTCATCGACGACCGCACCCTGCAGGAAGTGGTGGTAACGGGGTATGTCGACATCAAGAAAAAAGATGTGACGGCTTCCACCGCCAACATCGACGGCAGCAAGATCAACAACAAGCCCATCCAGAGTTTTGACCAGGCGCTCGATGGCCTCGCCGCCGGCGTGAACGTCAATGTACAATCCGGTATGGTGGGCGATGCGGTGGCTATCCGCATCCGGGGCGTCAACTCCATCAGCAACAGCGCACAGCCGCTGATCGTGGTAGACGGTGTGCCGCTCAACACTGCCACTAACCTGAATGTGTTCAATAGCGGCAACGGTACGCGCTTCAATCCGCTGGCGGACATCAACCCGAACGACATCGCATCCGTGGATGTGCTGAAAGATGCCGCTGCTGCCGCATTGTACGGTTCACGTGCAGCCAACGGCGTGATTGTGATCACCACCAAACGCGGCTCCAAAGGCGCGGTGAACGTGGGGTACAACACTACCCTCGGCTGGGCCAGAGGCGCGCGCATTCCGAAGGTGCTCGACGGCGACCGCTTTATCGCCATCCAGAATGAGAAGGCTTCCAACGCCAATATTGCCGCTGTTGCCGCGGATATCGACGTGAACCAGGACGGCCAGCCCGACCGCACCAACTGGATAGATGAAGTGTTCAAGACCGGCTTCTCACAAACCCACCAGCTGAATTTTTCCGGTGGCGGAGATAAAGCACAGTATTACGGTTCTTCAGAGTATGCAGACATGAAGGGGTTCGTGGTTACCAACCGCCTGCGCAGGGGCTCCGGCAGGATCAACCTCGACCTCACGCCCAAACCCTGGCTGAAGGCCGGTATCAGCCTGTACGCATCGCGTGCGCTGAACAACGGCGTATTGTCTGACGGCTTGCTGGCCGGTTCTACCGTAGCCGGTTACAACGCGCCGCCCAATGTGCCGATATACAATAATACCGGCGACTATGGCGGTTATTATCTCAATCCCGCCAACCGCGACCTCGGTAACGGCAACAACAACGTGGCTTTCCGCCTGAACCGTTTCTTCCACCCGTTGACCACCGTGTACATGGGGCGCAACGATAACCAGAGTAACCGCACCCTGGCGAGCATCTATGGAGAACTGACGCCGGTGGCCGGACTGAAAATCACTTCCCGTTTCGGGATCGACTACATCCAGAATTTTGAAGACCAATACAGCGGCCCCGATCAGGCCGGTCTTGGTTTCGGCTTCAACGGCCTCGTGCAGGAAAACCTGTTACGGCTCAACCAGTGGAACTGGTCCAACTTCGCATCTTACAGCCGCACTTTCGCACAACTGCATAACATGACACTCACCGCCGGTGTGGAATATCAATACAGTAAACGTACAGAACTATTTACAGGGCAGGGTAACCTGGCCGATGATTATTTCAAGTACATCTATGACGGGTTGTTTGCCGGTACGGACAATTCGTTTACCGGCGGTACCGCGAGCGCCCGCGCTTTTGATTCTTATTTCGGGCGCCTGGCCTATAATTATGGCGGTAAATATTATGCAGAGTTTGCTTTCCGCGCGGATGCCTACTCCGGCTTCGGTATCAACAACCGGCGGGGGTATTTCCCCAGCGGCTCCGTGGGCTGGCGTATTTATGAAGAGAGTTTTTTCAAGGATAACATCGACTTTGTAAACGACCTGAAACTCCGCGCCAGCTACGGTGTGGTAGGGAATTCGGAGATCGGCCCGTATGCTGCCCGCACGTTGTATGGCGGCGGACAGTATGCAGACGTGAACGGTTTGTCGATGGCGCAGATCGGCGACCCTAACCTGCAATGGGAATCATCCCGCAAGCTGGACATAGGGCTGGATGCGTCTTTCCTCCGGAACCGCATCAGCCTGGTGCTCGATTATTTTAACAACGACGTGGACAAACTGGTGCTCGACGCGCCTGTGCTGAGAACCGTCGGCGTGCCTGCTTCATCCGTCACCACCAACATAGGCGCCATGCGCAACACCGGGTTTGAAATCACGGTGAATGCAACGCCGGTTGAGTCCAAAGACTTTACCTGGAGAACTTCCGCCAACTTCACGTCCATCAAAAACAAGATCAAAAAACTGGTAGACGGGACGGACATCATCAGCGGTTCCAACCGCGCGAGTGTGGGCCGTCCGCTCGGTGTGTTCTACATGATACGCTGGGCAGGCGTGAACCCCCAGACCGGTTATGGGCTGTT
Protein-coding sequences here:
- a CDS encoding RagB/SusD family nutrient uptake outer membrane protein, which produces MKAIHSYFAILSCCLATSCLGELDVKPTESVDQSVAFQTIDDLNAGVLGVYAGLGTSSITISSLMADENMLPVENSTNKGVQVFSWKQEPVIADIGQAWQNFYMVIDRANRILAEIDGVVVTGQEESRRSQLKGELLAIRAYCHFELLRHYAVDYDPASPGVPVMTVSEAGKPARVPVSKVFEQIDADLADARTLIPVSYTANTHVTALAVVAMQARSALWQQRWSLAITHAGTVIDAMPLATAAQFPDIWLDKSNAEVIWKLKREAQDAKLGDFYREGTRVMYAPAFKLMNSMNAATDIRFGAWCKDLGAGRWTVNKYIGGQPALANLADVKLFRVAEMYLIRAEAYANSGAAGLVPGTADLNALRAKRISNYVPTVFASNAALADAVMEERYKELAFEGHRYFDLRRKKAIISRIPQDAAQAPSALTLTPDMRAYYMPIPLRELQANENMTQHPKYQ
- a CDS encoding SusC/RagA family TonB-linked outer membrane protein, whose amino-acid sequence is MKRMLLLMFFSVLMCGQVLAQSRVITGKVTDAKDGAPLPGVTVSIKGTSKGTITNASGDYRIEISGPSDVLVYSFIGYGSKELPAPEGALRNVELVIDDRTLQEVVVTGYVDIKKKDVTASTANIDGSKINNKPIQSFDQALDGLAAGVNVNVQSGMVGDAVAIRIRGVNSISNSAQPLIVVDGVPLNTATNLNVFNSGNGTRFNPLADINPNDIASVDVLKDAAAAALYGSRAANGVIVITTKRGSKGAVNVGYNTTLGWARGARIPKVLDGDRFIAIQNEKASNANIAAVAADIDVNQDGQPDRTNWIDEVFKTGFSQTHQLNFSGGGDKAQYYGSSEYADMKGFVVTNRLRRGSGRINLDLTPKPWLKAGISLYASRALNNGVLSDGLLAGSTVAGYNAPPNVPIYNNTGDYGGYYLNPANRDLGNGNNNVAFRLNRFFHPLTTVYMGRNDNQSNRTLASIYGELTPVAGLKITSRFGIDYIQNFEDQYSGPDQAGLGFGFNGLVQENLLRLNQWNWSNFASYSRTFAQLHNMTLTAGVEYQYSKRTELFTGQGNLADDYFKYIYDGLFAGTDNSFTGGTASARAFDSYFGRLAYNYGGKYYAEFAFRADAYSGFGINNRRGYFPSGSVGWRIYEESFFKDNIDFVNDLKLRASYGVVGNSEIGPYAARTLYGGGQYADVNGLSMAQIGDPNLQWESSRKLDIGLDASFLRNRISLVLDYFNNDVDKLVLDAPVLRTVGVPASSVTTNIGAMRNTGFEITVNATPVESKDFTWRTSANFTSIKNKIKKLVDGTDIISGSNRASVGRPLGVFYMIRWAGVNPQTGYGLFMDKTGTVKMYNPSPGVATADRWTTPDGSTKVTAITASDAVYLEGVTGYPTWFGGWDNTLSYKGFELNIQVQFSGGNSVLNTTRQGLMTNFLQNNIVEIEKRWTPTNTNTSVPKIFLTDNITTQTSTRWLEKADYLRLKTVMLGYTFPNIKQKLGMTNLRLYVAGDNLALLTGYSGQDPEINTNRTANIAFGVDSRGVPLPRTFSIGLNASF